The following coding sequences are from one Bacteroidota bacterium window:
- a CDS encoding response regulator, with the protein MRQPRDTPSAVSADDAQASTGRVRVLVLEDNTESRLLLSHLLRKEFDATLAGGVDETLEAAAANTFDVALLDINLGESRTGIDVLEAIRAMPQHRTLPALACTAYALPGDREDFLDAGFEGYVSKPFVRDDLFDALRSVASLRA; encoded by the coding sequence ATGCGCCAGCCGCGCGACACGCCTTCCGCCGTTTCTGCCGACGACGCGCAGGCCTCGACCGGGAGGGTGCGCGTTCTGGTGCTGGAAGACAACACCGAGTCGAGGCTGCTGCTGAGCCACCTGCTGCGCAAGGAGTTCGACGCCACGCTCGCCGGTGGGGTGGACGAGACGCTGGAGGCCGCCGCAGCCAACACGTTCGACGTGGCCCTGCTGGACATCAACCTCGGCGAGTCGCGCACGGGGATCGACGTGCTGGAGGCGATCCGCGCGATGCCGCAGCACCGCACCCTGCCTGCGCTCGCGTGCACGGCCTACGCCTTGCCCGGTGACCGCGAGGACTTCCTCGACGCAGGCTTCGAGGGCTACGTCAGCAAGCCGTTCGTCAGGGACGACCTCTTCGACGCGCTCCGCAGCGTGGCCAGCCTGCGAGCCTGA
- a CDS encoding Ig-like domain-containing protein — protein MDTTPPEVTVLSPLSGATVESTVTVDVDATDESGVERIELWIDGALEATDPEAPWSLAWDTKNYDNGTVLLSVKAFDGVGNEASTAPVSMDIANVSRVSIVNTARSTVEVVLNGGQTVRLSSNETLMYSEAGQESLSYEAATARFYPNAARPDPQVLWSGLVDLSSGRDREVMLEVSSSYALFAYEPTDSRSFSRVVAYYDDGTTATINALFQLGGGPIGYLPIDGLAYMEGYGAGIQAFWVPGKDFVVPNVPNQLIVLEYPFLEP, from the coding sequence GTGGACACCACGCCCCCGGAAGTGACAGTGCTGAGTCCTCTATCCGGGGCTACGGTAGAAAGCACAGTCACTGTTGACGTGGACGCAACGGACGAGAGTGGGGTAGAACGCATCGAACTCTGGATTGACGGAGCGTTAGAAGCAACAGACCCAGAGGCTCCGTGGAGTCTCGCGTGGGACACAAAGAACTACGATAACGGTACGGTGCTTCTCTCAGTTAAAGCGTTTGACGGGGTAGGCAACGAGGCTTCCACTGCGCCTGTGAGCATGGACATCGCAAACGTCTCCAGGGTGTCTATCGTCAACACAGCCCGAAGTACGGTAGAAGTGGTGCTCAACGGTGGTCAAACAGTCCGCCTGAGCAGTAATGAGACTCTCATGTACTCAGAGGCAGGCCAAGAGTCTCTTTCGTACGAGGCTGCTACAGCTAGATTCTATCCGAACGCTGCGAGGCCGGATCCGCAGGTGCTCTGGTCCGGTCTAGTCGATCTCAGCAGTGGGCGAGACCGCGAAGTCATGCTGGAAGTCTCGTCGTCGTATGCTTTGTTTGCTTACGAACCTACTGATAGTAGGTCTTTCTCTAGGGTAGTCGCATACTACGATGACGGAACGACAGCGACGATCAATGCCTTATTCCAGCTAGGGGGAGGACCGATAGGGTACTTGCCTATCGATGGGCTCGCCTACATGGAGGGGTACGGGGCTGGAATACAGGCGTTTTGGGTTCCAGGTAAAGACTTTGTCGTCCCCAACGTGCCCAACCAATTAATTGTGCTAGAGTACCCGTTTCTGGAGCCGTGA
- a CDS encoding sodium-dependent transporter, translated as MSNASEQRFSSRWALLLSVLGIAVGTGNIWRFPRIAAQNGGDDGAGAFLFAWLVFLLVWSVPLIIAEYALGQRGRQGVVGTFAKLAGERFAWMGAFVGFVATAIMFYYAVVAGWCFYYTTESLLAGLPLTTESAMTAWDGFQSSGWPLVFHAAAMVFGALACWQGVRSIERVNRVLVPTLLVIVVLAVVRALTLPGSGAGLAYLFTPEWSQLSQPRLWLEALTQNAWDTGAGWGLILTYAAYMKREHGVVRNAFLTGIGNNTVSILAATMIFGTVFAVLGAEMSRGEILDVMRTSGPASTGLTFIWMPQLFAQMAFGKALAVLFFLALSFAALSSLISMIELASRALVDFGLPRTRAVGTVAGVGFVLGVPSALNLNFFANQDFVWGVALMISGAFVAFAVIRHGAARLRSELATPEDWRLHPAWDGMIRYLIPLEAVVLLVWWLGLAATVYAPDTWYNPLDPFSPMTCLVQWAVALGCFVALNRWMARRTLGEVSSE; from the coding sequence GTGTCGAACGCCTCCGAGCAACGCTTCTCCTCGCGCTGGGCGCTGCTGCTGAGCGTGCTCGGCATTGCCGTCGGGACGGGCAACATCTGGCGCTTCCCGCGCATCGCAGCGCAAAACGGCGGGGACGACGGGGCCGGCGCGTTCCTCTTCGCGTGGCTCGTCTTCCTGCTCGTCTGGAGCGTCCCGCTCATCATCGCCGAGTACGCCCTCGGGCAGCGCGGGCGGCAGGGGGTCGTCGGGACGTTTGCGAAGCTAGCGGGGGAGCGGTTCGCCTGGATGGGGGCCTTCGTCGGGTTCGTCGCCACGGCGATCATGTTCTACTACGCCGTCGTCGCCGGGTGGTGCTTCTACTACACCACCGAGTCGCTCCTGGCCGGGCTGCCGCTCACGACCGAGTCGGCCATGACGGCCTGGGACGGGTTCCAGTCGAGCGGGTGGCCGCTCGTCTTCCACGCCGCGGCGATGGTCTTCGGCGCGCTCGCGTGCTGGCAGGGCGTCCGCTCCATCGAGCGCGTCAACCGCGTCCTCGTCCCGACGCTGCTCGTGATCGTCGTGCTCGCGGTCGTGCGGGCGCTGACGCTGCCGGGGTCGGGCGCGGGGCTGGCCTACCTCTTCACGCCCGAGTGGAGCCAGCTCAGCCAGCCTCGCCTGTGGCTGGAGGCGCTGACCCAGAACGCGTGGGACACCGGGGCCGGGTGGGGCCTGATCCTGACCTACGCCGCCTACATGAAGCGCGAGCACGGCGTCGTCCGCAACGCCTTCCTCACCGGGATCGGCAACAACACCGTCTCCATCCTCGCGGCGACGATGATCTTCGGGACCGTCTTCGCCGTCCTCGGAGCCGAGATGAGCCGGGGCGAGATCCTCGACGTGATGCGGACGAGCGGGCCAGCCTCGACGGGGCTGACGTTCATCTGGATGCCGCAGCTCTTCGCGCAGATGGCCTTCGGCAAGGCGCTCGCCGTGCTGTTCTTCCTCGCACTCTCGTTCGCCGCGCTCTCGTCGCTGATCTCGATGATCGAACTGGCGAGCCGCGCCCTGGTCGACTTCGGGCTGCCGCGCACCCGCGCCGTGGGGACCGTCGCGGGCGTCGGGTTCGTCCTCGGCGTGCCCAGTGCGCTGAACCTCAACTTCTTCGCCAACCAGGACTTCGTCTGGGGCGTGGCGCTGATGATATCGGGCGCGTTCGTTGCCTTCGCCGTCATCCGCCACGGCGCGGCGCGGCTGCGGAGCGAACTCGCCACGCCCGAAGACTGGCGGCTCCACCCGGCGTGGGACGGGATGATCCGCTACCTGATCCCGCTCGAAGCGGTCGTCCTTCTCGTCTGGTGGCTCGGCCTCGCCGCGACGGTCTACGCGCCCGACACCTGGTACAACCCGCTCGACCCATTCAGCCCGATGACCTGCCTCGTGCAGTGGGCCGTCGCGCTCGGTTGTTTCGTCGCGCTCAACCGCTGGATGGCGCGGCGGACGCTCGGCGAGGTCAGCTCGGAATAA
- a CDS encoding type II toxin-antitoxin system ParD family antitoxin encodes MNVSLPPSLESFVKTLVETGRYSSASEVFRDGLRLLEEREHRRRYTLEELQDLMREAKQSGPSVPLDMEEIKREARQAFEARRPGTS; translated from the coding sequence ATGAACGTATCGCTACCGCCGAGTCTGGAGAGCTTCGTGAAAACGCTCGTCGAGACCGGGCGCTACAGCTCCGCGAGTGAGGTCTTTCGGGACGGCCTGCGCCTGCTTGAGGAGCGAGAGCACCGCCGCCGTTACACGCTGGAAGAGCTGCAGGACCTGATGCGGGAGGCTAAGCAGAGCGGTCCTTCGGTGCCACTCGATATGGAAGAGATCAAGCGCGAGGCCCGCCAGGCGTTCGAAGCACGTCGCCCCGGTACGTCCTGA
- a CDS encoding type II toxin-antitoxin system RelE/ParE family toxin — MGRVLQTPPARRDITDIWLYLAERSPATADKTLDRLNDGLGLLATQPFMGRARPEIGTTVRSFVIGSFTAFYEPLDDGIELLRVIHAARDLNRAFDLGDE; from the coding sequence ATGGGCCGCGTCCTTCAGACACCACCTGCTCGACGGGACATCACCGACATCTGGCTCTACCTGGCCGAACGATCCCCGGCAACGGCAGATAAAACCCTCGACCGCCTCAATGACGGTCTCGGCCTGCTGGCGACGCAGCCGTTCATGGGTCGAGCCAGACCGGAGATAGGTACAACGGTGCGGAGCTTCGTGATCGGCAGCTTCACTGCGTTCTACGAGCCGCTTGACGACGGCATCGAACTGCTACGCGTCATCCACGCAGCCCGAGACCTGAACCGAGCGTTTGACCTCGGCGACGAATAG
- a CDS encoding isoprenylcysteine carboxylmethyltransferase family protein, producing the protein MTEWLFFGLVALIAVQRVAELRLSRRNAEAIRAQGGVEAGAGHMPWMKAMHTAWFVAMLAEVFLLGRPFVPWLAVVGFVGLGVGQALRYAAIRTLGPRWTTNIMILPGAPPVTSGLYRRIRHPNYLGVILEIAAVPLIHTAWGTALVFTVLNALVLRVRIRAEEAALREANAYDASVGQRPRFIPS; encoded by the coding sequence TTGACTGAGTGGCTTTTCTTCGGCCTCGTCGCGCTCATCGCGGTGCAGCGCGTGGCGGAGCTTCGGCTGAGCAGGCGCAACGCAGAGGCGATCCGGGCGCAGGGCGGGGTCGAGGCGGGCGCGGGGCACATGCCGTGGATGAAAGCGATGCACACGGCGTGGTTTGTCGCCATGCTCGCCGAGGTGTTTCTGCTGGGCCGGCCCTTCGTCCCGTGGCTGGCCGTCGTCGGTTTCGTCGGGCTCGGGGTCGGGCAGGCGCTCCGCTACGCCGCGATCCGCACGCTCGGCCCACGCTGGACCACCAACATCATGATCCTGCCCGGTGCTCCGCCCGTCACGAGCGGACTCTACCGCCGCATCCGCCACCCGAACTATCTCGGCGTGATCCTCGAAATCGCCGCCGTCCCGCTCATCCACACGGCGTGGGGCACGGCGCTCGTGTTTACGGTCCTCAACGCGCTCGTCCTCCGCGTGCGGATCCGCGCCGAGGAAGCCGCGCTCCGCGAGGCGAATGCCTACGACGCGAGCGTCGGGCAGCGGCCTCGGTTTATTCCGAGCTGA
- the lnt gene encoding apolipoprotein N-acyltransferase: MNALPRHRFVDQFSSSIWVLISGVMLGLSFPPFPFWWLAYVALVPLLVRWSRLPLGWMLLREAYSTFLIMAAIAGHWVLFHEQVLTALTSGLGLLLLPVPMTLPVVAAGLAKRRFGFNAGFVVLVTFWLAMEFALMHGPVAMPWLLLGNTQAAATPFNQFADLTGVGGLTLWVWLVNGFIFWTLESRVVLARVGLAAVVIALVAAPVGYGWWRVDNLETSTASLEVGIVQPAVSPRSWSDVTNGARVDLMASLSVQQLQESERGARRPGLLVWPETSLPVYADARRQRALYNRLSRWTLQHNVALLTGAITRYDSAPSLTVDAVDAEKFAQVTPYYNSALLFQGHGRTQQIDKIHMVPFAERVPLVEWRPALAALGVASGGVGAYGLGRRIRTMEAGPTQFGTLICYESIFGDHARQLAKKGAEFLAVLSQDGWWGQSAGYRQHFELSRLRAVETRRAVVLGAVTGQSGLIGPDGGVHESTGWMEQTVQQVSVPLLHEQTYYTLHGDWLGRAALVLALLLTVTWGFVTLFFPRWRVPSERTKRAQPPRKVFGFRRSPS, encoded by the coding sequence TTGAACGCCCTCCCTCGCCACCGCTTCGTCGACCAGTTCAGCAGTTCGATCTGGGTGCTGATCTCGGGCGTGATGCTCGGGCTCAGCTTTCCACCGTTCCCTTTTTGGTGGCTGGCCTACGTGGCGCTCGTCCCCCTGCTGGTTCGCTGGAGCCGGCTGCCGCTCGGCTGGATGCTGCTGCGCGAAGCCTATTCCACGTTCCTCATCATGGCGGCGATCGCCGGGCACTGGGTGCTGTTCCACGAGCAGGTGCTGACGGCGCTCACCTCGGGCCTCGGCCTGCTGCTCCTGCCGGTCCCGATGACGCTGCCGGTCGTGGCGGCCGGCCTGGCGAAGCGGAGGTTCGGGTTCAACGCCGGCTTCGTCGTGCTCGTCACGTTCTGGCTGGCGATGGAGTTCGCGCTGATGCACGGCCCGGTGGCCATGCCCTGGCTGCTGCTGGGCAACACGCAGGCAGCGGCGACCCCGTTCAACCAGTTCGCCGACCTGACCGGCGTGGGCGGCCTGACGCTGTGGGTGTGGCTCGTCAACGGCTTCATCTTCTGGACGCTGGAGTCGCGGGTCGTGCTGGCGCGCGTGGGGCTGGCTGCGGTGGTCATCGCGCTCGTGGCGGCTCCGGTCGGCTACGGGTGGTGGCGCGTGGACAACCTGGAGACGTCCACGGCGTCGCTCGAAGTAGGTATCGTCCAGCCCGCCGTGTCACCCCGGAGTTGGTCGGACGTGACGAACGGGGCGCGCGTGGACCTCATGGCCTCGCTCTCGGTCCAGCAGCTCCAGGAGAGCGAGCGCGGCGCGCGGCGCCCGGGCCTGCTCGTCTGGCCGGAGACTTCGCTCCCGGTCTACGCTGACGCCCGGCGCCAGCGGGCGCTCTACAACCGCCTGAGCCGGTGGACGCTGCAGCACAACGTCGCGCTGCTGACGGGTGCCATCACCCGGTACGACTCGGCCCCTTCGCTGACCGTCGATGCGGTCGATGCCGAGAAGTTTGCCCAGGTCACGCCCTACTACAACAGCGCGCTGCTCTTCCAGGGGCACGGGCGCACCCAGCAGATCGACAAGATCCACATGGTTCCGTTCGCCGAGCGCGTGCCACTGGTAGAGTGGCGTCCGGCGCTCGCGGCGCTCGGCGTGGCCTCCGGCGGCGTCGGCGCTTACGGCCTCGGACGCCGCATCCGCACGATGGAGGCCGGCCCGACGCAGTTCGGCACGCTGATCTGCTACGAGTCGATCTTCGGCGACCACGCGCGGCAGTTGGCAAAGAAGGGGGCCGAGTTCCTCGCCGTGCTCTCGCAGGACGGGTGGTGGGGCCAGTCCGCGGGCTACCGCCAGCACTTCGAACTGTCGCGGCTCCGCGCGGTCGAGACCCGGCGCGCCGTCGTGCTCGGGGCCGTGACGGGCCAGAGCGGCCTCATCGGGCCCGACGGCGGCGTCCACGAGTCAACGGGGTGGATGGAGCAGACGGTGCAGCAGGTATCGGTCCCGCTGCTTCACGAGCAGACCTACTACACGCTCCACGGCGACTGGCTAGGGCGTGCTGCGCTCGTGCTCGCGCTCTTACTGACCGTCACCTGGGGGTTCGTGACGCTCTTTTTCCCGAGGTGGCGCGTGCCCTCGGAGCGGACCAAGCGGGCTCAGCCGCCACGGAAGGTCTTCGGATTCCGGCGCTCCCCGTCCTAG
- a CDS encoding 3-oxoacyl-[acyl-carrier-protein] synthase III C-terminal domain-containing protein, translating to MPSVAATAIGFPPHFYSQETISDDLQMLWREYGVNAERVARMHENTTVEGRHIAVPKEEYYDLRGWEAPNAIFGRVAYELGRETLTRLFDESGLGAEDMRMLAFATTTGLAIPTIDALLLNRMPFRADTKRMPLFGLGCVAGVAGLARVTDYLRGHPSEAAVLLAEEFCSLTIQKHDVSIANLIACGLFGDAAGAVLLVGDEHPRAGRGPEIVATRSVLFPDSEHFMGWEIKESGMQIVLSADVPDAARGPLSDEIARFLGDHGLAVGDVGRWLCHPGGPKVIEALEDGLGLNGTTLERSRDVLREVGNVSSVSALLILDGVLRDDPPPAGTWGLMLAMGPGFVAELVLLKW from the coding sequence CCTGCAGATGCTCTGGCGCGAGTACGGCGTCAACGCCGAGCGCGTCGCGCGGATGCACGAGAACACGACCGTCGAGGGCCGCCACATCGCCGTCCCGAAGGAGGAGTACTACGACCTCCGCGGCTGGGAGGCCCCGAACGCGATCTTCGGCCGCGTCGCCTACGAACTCGGCCGCGAGACGCTGACCCGGCTCTTCGACGAGAGCGGCCTCGGGGCGGAGGACATGCGGATGCTCGCCTTCGCCACAACGACCGGCCTCGCTATCCCCACGATCGACGCGCTCCTGCTCAACCGGATGCCATTTCGGGCCGACACGAAGCGGATGCCTCTCTTCGGGCTGGGCTGCGTGGCGGGCGTCGCTGGGCTGGCCCGCGTCACCGACTACCTGCGCGGTCACCCTAGCGAAGCCGCCGTGCTACTTGCCGAAGAGTTCTGCTCGCTCACGATCCAGAAGCACGACGTCTCGATCGCCAACCTGATCGCGTGCGGGCTCTTCGGCGACGCCGCCGGGGCCGTGCTCCTCGTCGGCGACGAGCACCCGCGCGCCGGGCGCGGGCCGGAGATCGTGGCGACGCGCTCGGTGCTGTTCCCGGACTCGGAGCACTTCATGGGCTGGGAGATCAAGGAGTCGGGCATGCAGATCGTCCTCTCGGCCGACGTGCCGGACGCCGCGCGCGGACCGCTGAGCGACGAGATCGCCCGCTTCCTCGGCGACCACGGCCTGGCCGTCGGCGACGTTGGGCGGTGGCTCTGCCACCCCGGCGGGCCAAAGGTGATCGAGGCGCTCGAAGACGGCCTCGGGCTGAACGGGACGACGTTGGAGCGCAGCCGCGACGTACTGCGCGAGGTCGGCAACGTCTCGTCGGTCTCGGCGCTCCTCATCCTCGACGGCGTCCTCCGCGACGACCCGCCGCCCGCAGGCACGTGGGGCCTGATGCTCGCGATGGGCCCCGGCTTCGTTGCCGAACTGGTCTTGCTGAAGTGGTAA
- a CDS encoding T9SS type A sorting domain-containing protein: MRHVSPGFIAALGLLLVTAPAHAQDFTFSAPPTYSATADCNAPIMGHVDWPADNPVWSFDYVRPTESSGTDGSGLEILNAYYRGYLVFKRAHTPILNVEYDGSGCGCFRDWNYSEAGFAVTGIRPGGCFADATPGTVQTTCDSNQDGGMGGDTGSFRGVAIEEYDDELVLTTHMNAGWYRYRMKWHFYRDGRVRPEYSFASASAVCTDQSRRHHVYYRFDFDLLEGQPNNGEDQIYEVNPATNQVKRLAQEAQRTWGDPADGVFWAVRDASLRAGYKIIPSPSDLALPVDSFSKLDMMAVKYVPGEFDDDSPGCAIDPDRPQLVSGESLVGEDVVLWYRASAGKEAGTPWQCDVAGPTLEPFRNDGRSRSGAEPTVEEFMSTAPLRAAAEASTLPEGYVLEGARPNPFDATTSVRFQVAEAQDVTVALYDALGRRVAVLYEGTVDADQFRSVEIDGRSLPSGTYTVVLEGVSVRGSTRVVLIK, encoded by the coding sequence ATGCGACACGTATCACCTGGCTTTATCGCGGCGCTGGGGCTCCTGCTCGTCACGGCACCCGCGCACGCCCAAGACTTCACCTTCTCCGCCCCTCCCACCTACAGCGCCACGGCAGACTGCAACGCGCCCATCATGGGGCATGTGGACTGGCCTGCCGACAACCCGGTCTGGTCGTTCGACTACGTCCGGCCCACCGAAAGCTCGGGCACCGACGGCTCGGGCCTGGAAATCCTCAACGCGTACTACCGGGGTTACCTCGTCTTCAAGCGCGCCCACACCCCCATCCTCAACGTCGAGTACGACGGGAGCGGGTGCGGCTGCTTCCGGGACTGGAACTACTCCGAGGCCGGCTTCGCCGTGACGGGCATCCGTCCAGGGGGCTGCTTTGCCGACGCCACTCCCGGCACCGTCCAGACCACCTGCGACAGCAACCAGGACGGCGGGATGGGCGGCGACACTGGCAGCTTCCGGGGTGTCGCCATCGAGGAGTACGACGACGAACTCGTGCTGACGACCCATATGAACGCGGGCTGGTACCGCTACCGGATGAAATGGCACTTCTACCGCGACGGGCGCGTCCGGCCGGAGTACTCCTTCGCCTCGGCGTCCGCCGTCTGCACCGATCAGAGCCGCCGCCACCACGTCTACTACCGCTTCGACTTCGACCTCCTCGAAGGGCAGCCGAACAACGGCGAGGACCAGATCTACGAGGTCAACCCGGCGACCAACCAGGTCAAGCGCCTCGCGCAGGAGGCCCAGCGCACCTGGGGTGATCCGGCCGACGGCGTCTTCTGGGCCGTGCGCGACGCCAGCCTCCGGGCGGGGTACAAGATCATCCCGTCGCCGTCGGACCTCGCGCTGCCGGTCGATAGCTTCTCGAAGCTCGACATGATGGCGGTCAAATACGTGCCGGGCGAGTTCGACGACGATAGCCCGGGGTGTGCCATCGACCCGGACCGGCCGCAGCTCGTCAGCGGCGAATCGCTCGTGGGCGAGGACGTCGTGCTCTGGTACCGCGCCAGCGCGGGCAAGGAGGCAGGCACCCCGTGGCAGTGCGACGTCGCCGGACCCACGCTGGAGCCCTTCCGCAACGACGGGCGCTCGCGCTCCGGCGCTGAGCCGACGGTCGAGGAGTTCATGTCGACCGCTCCGCTCCGCGCCGCGGCTGAGGCGAGCACGCTGCCCGAAGGCTACGTCCTCGAAGGAGCCCGCCCGAACCCGTTCGACGCCACGACGAGCGTCCGCTTCCAGGTCGCCGAAGCGCAGGACGTGACGGTCGCGCTCTACGATGCCCTCGGCCGGCGCGTCGCCGTGCTCTACGAAGGCACGGTCGACGCCGACCAGTTCCGGTCGGTCGAGATCGACGGGCGCAGCCTGCCGAGCGGGACTTACACCGTCGTGCTCGAAGGAGTCTCGGTGCGCGGCTCGACGCGCGTAGTGCTGATCAAGTAG
- a CDS encoding type 1 glutamine amidotransferase, whose amino-acid sequence MAPSYDHLRVRLIQVRERPAVIQEEQQTFLERCHIRPEQLLTTSALAEPLEESILDDVDAVMIGGAGAYSVTHTYPWTGDLIRLVEACYERHLPLFGSCWGHQFIARAFGGTVIKDVARSEMGTQEVSLTDAGADDPLFHDFPHRFSAQMGHQDRVSVLPDQAVELARNDTAPFQAFRIKGRPIYGTQFHSELDAERERQRLVAYRAYYTETQSEAEFERTVAELRDTPEVDGLLSTFLRRFAVAEHAV is encoded by the coding sequence ATGGCTCCCAGCTACGACCATCTCCGCGTCCGTCTCATCCAGGTCCGCGAGCGCCCTGCCGTCATCCAGGAGGAGCAGCAGACGTTCCTGGAGCGCTGCCACATCCGCCCCGAGCAGCTCCTGACGACGAGCGCGCTCGCCGAACCTCTCGAAGAATCTATTCTCGACGACGTGGACGCCGTCATGATCGGGGGGGCCGGGGCGTACTCTGTGACCCACACGTACCCCTGGACCGGCGACCTCATCCGGCTCGTCGAGGCGTGCTACGAGCGTCACCTGCCGCTCTTCGGGTCGTGCTGGGGGCACCAGTTCATCGCGCGGGCGTTCGGAGGCACGGTCATCAAGGACGTGGCGCGCAGCGAGATGGGCACGCAGGAGGTGAGCCTCACCGACGCCGGTGCGGACGACCCGCTGTTCCACGATTTCCCGCACCGCTTCTCCGCCCAGATGGGACACCAGGACCGCGTCAGCGTGCTGCCGGACCAGGCCGTGGAGCTTGCCCGGAACGACACGGCCCCTTTCCAGGCGTTCCGCATCAAGGGGCGTCCGATCTACGGCACGCAGTTTCACAGCGAGCTCGACGCGGAGCGCGAGCGGCAGCGCCTCGTGGCCTACCGGGCCTACTACACCGAGACCCAGAGCGAGGCCGAGTTCGAGCGGACCGTAGCCGAGCTCCGGGACACGCCGGAAGTGGACGGCCTCCTCTCGACGTTTCTCCGCCGCTTCGCCGTGGCCGAGCACGCGGTCTAG
- a CDS encoding Maf family protein has translation MLRLRVPLVLASQSPRRRQLLERLGLPFVVHPSDADETIPPGTAPADAVGLLAERKARAVAPHHAGALVLGADTLVVVDGDVLEKPADEAEAMAMLGRLSGRSHTVYTGLALVRAERAVAVREATEVTFADLSPEEIAAYVQTGSPLDKAGGYGIQDDLGALFVAGVRGDYYNVVGLPLHRLYRTLRTYFADLLVPPGVEGA, from the coding sequence GTGCTTCGTCTTCGCGTCCCGCTCGTCCTCGCCTCCCAGTCGCCCCGGCGGAGGCAACTTCTGGAGCGCCTCGGCCTCCCCTTCGTGGTCCATCCGAGCGATGCCGACGAGACGATTCCCCCGGGCACGGCACCCGCTGACGCCGTGGGGCTGCTCGCCGAGCGCAAAGCGCGCGCGGTCGCACCGCACCACGCCGGCGCGCTCGTCCTCGGAGCTGACACCCTCGTCGTGGTTGACGGCGACGTACTCGAGAAGCCGGCCGACGAGGCCGAGGCCATGGCGATGCTGGGCCGGCTGAGCGGGCGTTCGCACACGGTCTACACGGGCCTCGCCCTAGTCCGCGCCGAGCGTGCGGTGGCGGTGCGCGAGGCGACCGAGGTCACCTTCGCCGACCTCAGCCCCGAGGAGATCGCCGCCTACGTACAGACCGGCTCGCCGCTCGACAAGGCCGGGGGCTACGGCATCCAGGACGACCTGGGCGCGCTCTTCGTGGCCGGCGTCCGGGGCGACTACTACAACGTCGTGGGCCTGCCGCTGCACCGGCTCTACCGGACGCTTCGCACCTATTTCGCCGATCTTCTCGTCCCGCCCGGCGTTGAGGGCGCTTGA
- a CDS encoding ParA family protein encodes MPVLSICNHKGGTGKTTTTIHTAAAFGLSGHRVLAVDLDPQGFLTRLLGVDEPPEARSSLALFDPEVQPRDLEVARLHGFDLLPASYSMTKAARKLSRPTDVLWIKEALEQGHDYDLVLLDTAAAMTVFSLNALVASDAVLIPVTPEYQPVVGAEQTYDTAKLVQDKLNPSLAEPLFLLTQVDARKRDHDRYGRYVRQSYGDRVLGAEVRTSAALAESTHGGETVFDRDIASRGARDYANAADELHRHLFPGAAASAPPASQVEPAQAPANTLSSDPDPSMLSGGMWMTLNRL; translated from the coding sequence ATGCCCGTTCTCAGCATCTGCAACCACAAAGGCGGGACGGGCAAGACGACGACGACGATCCACACGGCCGCAGCGTTCGGGCTAAGTGGGCACCGCGTCCTCGCCGTAGACCTCGACCCGCAGGGCTTCCTCACGCGCCTCCTCGGCGTTGACGAGCCGCCTGAGGCCCGGTCCTCGCTCGCGCTCTTCGACCCCGAGGTGCAGCCCCGCGACCTGGAGGTGGCGCGGCTGCACGGCTTTGACCTGCTCCCGGCCTCCTACAGCATGACGAAGGCGGCGCGCAAGCTGAGCCGCCCGACCGACGTGCTCTGGATCAAGGAGGCGCTCGAGCAGGGGCACGACTACGACCTCGTCCTCCTCGACACCGCTGCCGCGATGACGGTCTTCAGCCTCAACGCGCTCGTGGCGAGCGACGCCGTGCTGATTCCGGTGACGCCCGAGTACCAGCCCGTCGTCGGGGCCGAGCAGACCTACGACACGGCCAAGCTCGTCCAGGACAAGCTCAACCCGTCGCTCGCCGAGCCCCTCTTCCTGCTGACCCAGGTCGACGCCCGCAAGCGCGACCACGACCGCTACGGCCGCTACGTCCGCCAGAGCTACGGCGACCGGGTGCTCGGCGCCGAGGTCCGCACGAGCGCGGCGCTTGCCGAGAGCACGCACGGCGGCGAGACCGTCTTCGACCGCGACATCGCCTCGCGCGGGGCGCGCGACTACGCCAACGCCGCCGACGAACTGCACCGCCACCTCTTTCCCGGCGCGGCTGCCAGCGCCCCACCGGCGTCTCAGGTTGAGCCTGCGCAGGCCCCGGCCAATACGCTGTCCTCGGACCCGGACCCCAGCATGCTGAGCGGCGGCATGTGGATGACGCTGAACCGCCTGTAG